From the genome of Novosphingobium sp. TH158, one region includes:
- the purM gene encoding phosphoribosylformylglycinamidine cyclo-ligase produces the protein MSEKSYSYEQAGVSIAAGNALVKAIGPLAKATARPGADAELGGFGGFFDLKAAGYKDPLLVAANDGVGTKVKLAIDHDRHDKIGIDLVAMCVNDLIVQGAEPLLFLDYFATGKLDNGVAERVVAGIAEGCKLAGCALIGGETAEMPGMYAAGDYDLAGFCVGAVERGEQLTGSKVAAGDVLLGLASSGVHSNGYSLVRRLAADKGWKLDRPALFDQERLLIDALIEPTRIYVKSLLPLIRQGRIHALAHITGGGLLENVPRVLPEGLHARIDAGAWEQPRLMAFLQAQGNIEPAEMARTFNCGVGMVLAVAADEVAGLKADLEAAGETVFVIGAIEAGDRGCTVQGDDETWSARAVWEATHLA, from the coding sequence ATGTCTGAAAAGAGCTATTCATACGAGCAGGCCGGCGTCTCGATCGCGGCCGGAAATGCGCTGGTAAAGGCCATCGGCCCGCTGGCGAAGGCAACGGCGCGCCCGGGTGCGGACGCGGAGCTTGGTGGCTTCGGCGGCTTCTTCGATCTGAAGGCTGCCGGCTACAAGGACCCGCTGCTTGTCGCCGCGAACGATGGGGTCGGCACCAAGGTCAAGCTGGCTATCGACCATGACCGGCACGACAAGATCGGCATCGACCTTGTCGCCATGTGCGTGAACGACCTGATCGTGCAGGGCGCCGAACCGCTGCTGTTCCTCGATTACTTCGCGACCGGCAAGCTGGACAATGGCGTGGCGGAACGTGTCGTTGCCGGCATAGCCGAAGGCTGCAAGCTGGCCGGTTGCGCGCTGATCGGCGGAGAAACGGCGGAAATGCCGGGGATGTACGCTGCTGGCGATTACGATCTGGCCGGTTTCTGCGTCGGTGCCGTCGAGCGGGGCGAGCAGCTGACCGGCAGCAAGGTTGCGGCAGGCGACGTGCTGCTCGGCCTTGCCAGTTCCGGCGTTCACTCGAACGGCTATTCGCTTGTCCGCCGGCTTGCCGCGGACAAGGGCTGGAAGCTCGATCGCCCTGCCCTGTTCGACCAGGAACGGCTGCTGATCGACGCCCTGATCGAACCGACCCGAATTTATGTGAAGAGCCTGCTGCCGCTGATCCGGCAGGGGCGTATCCACGCCCTCGCCCACATCACCGGCGGTGGCCTGCTCGAGAACGTCCCCCGCGTCCTGCCCGAAGGGCTCCACGCCCGCATCGATGCCGGCGCATGGGAACAGCCGCGGCTGATGGCTTTCCTGCAGGCGCAGGGCAACATCGAACCGGCAGAAATGGCGCGGACGTTCAATTGCGGCGTAGGCATGGTCCTGGCGGTCGCCGCTGACGAAGTGGCCGGTCTCAAGGCCGATCTCGAAGCTGCTGGCGAAACCGTGTTCGTCATCGGCGCTATCGAGGCCGGGGATCGCGGCTGCACCGTGCAAGGCGACGATGAAACCTGGAGCGCGCGCGCGGTCTGGGAGGCAACGCACCTTGCCTGA